From Vitis vinifera cultivar Pinot Noir 40024 chromosome 5, ASM3070453v1, the proteins below share one genomic window:
- the LOC100255551 gene encoding ubiquitin carboxyl-terminal hydrolase 2 isoform X2, translating into MGKKVKKKGRTGHKEKRGSASSLKIVPQQCNPSSETVADGNTVVKGREPCIHFNKGVDLGKISAKFGLPEPIRCEDCREGTIDRRGNRAKGKHGKKGSGSVDSKSESKAIWVCLECGHFACGGVGLPTTPQSHAVRHARLTRHPLVIQFENPHLRWCFPCKMVIPVDKMEANDMLLDIVKLVKGRSVKGPSVDGEDVWYGGGSVKNEKTPDNNLEIIPDNTLSGDLDERDSYVVRGLINIGNTCFFNSIMQNLLAMNNLRDYFLKLDGSIGPLTSAFRKVFDETSSGTGLRNVINPKSVFGCVCAKAPQFRGYQQQDSHELLRCLLDGLCTEELGARKRANSSQEDGISPNEAPTFVDTMFGGQISSTVCCVECGHSSTVYEPFLDLSLPVPTKKPPSRKTQPVSRPKKTKLPPKKAGRVRSKVNKDADSLVALSVQHPSSDGDSSNQIQSSAPVAEKLVSSSGDSAGSDLVSPCAVADVKDSVSKNISTSEEFENKQVFENVTETKAAPSDDFTLLDCSDTFTWLDYLDPGAVLDVHNVASQNKDVSVIQDSGNQDNVQNDVLLQNASEFSSQVYPHKGEPNLKIDSCSANSWEEELPVQIQSSEVLLLPYKEETSTAVEITTGQVGPSVVSGSNEELLDFDGFGGLFDEPEAASGVNLQPLLGDNSFNANEVVGTGFINRNSSESDPDEVDNSNSMVSIDSCLTYFTKPELLSNEHAWHCENCSKILWDQRIKTRTNLPNTISKIQMNGSEGKIQNGPFGLCKDISPDEVKDIDNENVKNDGHNILGGLAPHDRISDDDSKQNGLKLQTSQTVEVNPVVSQCEGGKSKMNYALPELSHSSDTYKTCSQASLSDPASDSCSVHEPNSVGCNTGKQRNSQMLTGELESEEDEDKEMDSESVKVKRDATKRILINKAPPILTIHLKRFSQDARGRYNKLNGHVVFKDSIDLRPFMEPRGNS; encoded by the coding sequence ATGGGGAAAAAGGTCAAGAAGAAAGGCCGAACTGGCCACAAGGAGAAGAGGGGTTCGGCCTCTTCACTGAAAATTGTTCCCCAACAATGTAATCCAAGTTCTGAGACTGTTGCTGATGGAAATACAGTGGTCAAAGGGAGAGAACCATGCATCCATTTTAACAAGGGTGTTGATTTGGGTAAAATCTCGGCAAAATTTGGGTTGCCAGAACCTATTCGTTGTGAAGACTGCAGGGAAGGAACTATTGATAGGCGGGGCAATAGAGCTAAGGGTAAACATGGGAAAAAAGGGAGTGGTTCCGTGGATTCAAAATCGGAGTCAAAAGCTATTTGGGTCTGTTTGGAATGTGGGCATTTTGCCTGTGGAGGTGTTGGATTGCCAACAACCCCTCAGAGCCATGCAGTTCGTCATGCCAGGCTAACTCGTCACCCCCTGGTGATCCAATTTGAAAACCCTCATCTCCGCTGGTGCTTCCCATGCAAAATGGTAATTCCAGTTGACAAAATGGAAGCAAATGATATGTTATTGGACATTGTGAAATTGGTAAAGGGGCGATCTGTGAAGGGGCCGTCTGTAGATGGTGAGGATGTTTGGTATGGAGGTGGCAGTGTCAAGAATGAAAAAACACCAGATAACAACCTTGAAATAATACCAGATAACACTCTTTCAGGTGATTTAGATGAAAGAGATTCTTACGTAGTAAGAGGCTTGATCAACATTGGCAATACTTgcttttttaattcaattatgcAAAATCTTCTGGCAATGAACAATTTGCGGGATTACTTCTTGAAGCTGGATGGTTCTATAGGGCCTCTTACTAGTGCATTTAGGAAGGTCTTTGATGAGACAAGTTCGGGCACAGGATTGAGAAACGTAATAAATCCAAAATCTGTTTTTGGGTGTGTATGTGCCAAGGCTCCCCAGTTTAGGGGATATCAGCAGCAGGACAGTCATGAATTGCTCCGTTGTTTACTCGATGGATTGTGTACTGAAGAGTTGGGTGCCAGAAAACGGGCAAACTCCTCTCAAGAAGATGGGATTTCACCAAATGAGGCTCCTACTTTTGTGGATACAATGTTTGGGGGCCAAATATCCAGTACTGTTTGTTGTGTGGAATGTGGGCACTCCTCAACAGTGTATGAGCCATTTTTGGATCTCTCGCTTCCAGTTCCAACAAAGAAGCCTCCATCTAGGAAGACCCAACCAGTATCTCGCCCTAAGAAAACAAAGCTGCCACCAAAGAAAGCTGGAAGGGTTCGTTCAAAAGTAAACAAGGATGCAGATTCTCTAGTGGCTCTAAGCGTTCAACACCCATCATCTGATGGTGATTCTTCCAACCAAATTCAATCTAGTGCACCTGTTGCAGAAAAATTGGTGTCATCTTCAGGTGATTCTGCGGGGTCAGATTTAGTTTCCCCATGTGCCGTGGCTGATGTCAAGGATTCAGTTTCAAAGAATATCTCTACTTCGGAAGAATTTGAGAACAAGCAAGTCTTTGAGAATGTTACTGAGACCAAAGCTGCACCATCAGATGATTTTACATTGTTGGATTGCTCTGATACTTTTACATGGTTGGATTACCTTGATCCAGGAGCAGTATTGGATGTTCATAATGTGGCTTCACAAAATAAAGATGTTTCAGTTATTCAAGATTCAGGGAACCAGGATAATGTTCAGAATGATGTCTTATTGCAAAATGCCTCTGAATTTAGTAGTCAGGTTTATCCACACAAGGGAGAGCCAAATCTAAAAATAGATTCTTGTTCTGCAAATTCATGGGAAGAAGAACTCCCAGTGCAAATTCAAAGTTCTGAAGTTTTGCTGCTTCCCTACAAGGAAGAAACATCAACTGCTGTAGAGATCACAACAGGACAAGTTGGGCCTTCAGTAGTTTCAGGCTCCAATGAAGAGTTATTGGATTTTGATGGTTTTGGTGGCTTATTTGATGAGCCTGAGGCAGCTTCAGGGGTAAATTTGCAACCATTGTTAGGCGATAACAGCTTCAACGCAAATGAAGTTGTGGGAACTGGTTTCATAAATAGAAACAGCAGCGAGTCTGATCCAGATGAAGTTGATAATTCCAATTCCATGGTGTCAATAGATAGTTGTCTGACCTATTTTACAAAGCCAGAGCTTCTCTCCAATGAACATGCTTGGCATTGTGAGAATTGTTCAAAAATTTTGTGGGACCAGAGGATAAAAACAAGGACCAACCTGCCAAATACTATATCTAAGATTCAGATGAATGGAAGTGAGGGTAAGATTCAAAATGGCCCATTTGGTTTGTGCAAGGACATCTCTCCTGATGAAGTCAAAGACATTGAtaatgaaaatgtaaaaaatgatGGTCATAATATTCTGGGTGGCTTGGCACCACATGACAGGATAAGTGATGATGATTCAAAGCAAAACGGCCTAAAACTCCAAACCAGCCAAACAGTTGAGGTGAACCCAGTTGTTTCTCAATGTGAAGGAGGAAAAAGCAAGATGAACTATGCTCTTCCAGAGCTATCACATTCTTCAGATACTTATAAAACCTGCAGTCAAGCAAGCTTAAGTGATCCAGCCAGTGATTCATGTAGTGTTCATGAGCCTAATAGTGTTGGATGTAACACTGGTAAGCAAAGAAATTCACAGATGTTAACTGGGGAGCTTGAATCAGAAGAAGATGAGGACAAGGAGATGGATTCTGAAAGTGTAAAAGTGAAGAGGGATGCAACTAAAAGGATTCTCATTAATAAGGCACCACCTATTCTGACCATTCACCTGAAGAGGTTCAGCCAAGATGCTCGTGGGCGCTATAATAAATTGAATGGACATGTGGTTTTCAAAGATTCAATTGATCTTAGGCCATTTATGGAACCCAG
- the LOC100255551 gene encoding ubiquitin carboxyl-terminal hydrolase 2 isoform X1 gives MGKKVKKKGRTGHKEKRGSASSLKIVPQQCNPSSETVADGNTVVKGREPCIHFNKGVDLGKISAKFGLPEPIRCEDCREGTIDRRGNRAKGKHGKKGSGSVDSKSESKAIWVCLECGHFACGGVGLPTTPQSHAVRHARLTRHPLVIQFENPHLRWCFPCKMVIPVDKMEANDMLLDIVKLVKGRSVKGPSVDGEDVWYGGGSVKNEKTPDNNLEIIPDNTLSGDLDERDSYVVRGLINIGNTCFFNSIMQNLLAMNNLRDYFLKLDGSIGPLTSAFRKVFDETSSGTGLRNVINPKSVFGCVCAKAPQFRGYQQQDSHELLRCLLDGLCTEELGARKRANSSQEDGISPNEAPTFVDTMFGGQISSTVCCVECGHSSTVYEPFLDLSLPVPTKKPPSRKTQPVSRPKKTKLPPKKAGRVRSKVNKDADSLVALSVQHPSSDGDSSNQIQSSAPVAEKLVSSSGDSAGSDLVSPCAVADVKDSVSKNISTSEEFENKQVFENVTETKAAPSDDFTLLDCSDTFTWLDYLDPGAVLDVHNVASQNKDVSVIQDSGNQDNVQNDVLLQNASEFSSQVYPHKGEPNLKIDSCSANSWEEELPVQIQSSEVLLLPYKEETSTAVEITTGQVGPSVVSGSNEELLDFDGFGGLFDEPEAASGVNLQPLLGDNSFNANEVVGTGFINRNSSESDPDEVDNSNSMVSIDSCLTYFTKPELLSNEHAWHCENCSKILWDQRIKTRTNLPNTISKIQMNGSEGKIQNGPFGLCKDISPDEVKDIDNENVKNDGHNILGGLAPHDRISDDDSKQNGLKLQTSQTVEVNPVVSQCEGGKSKMNYALPELSHSSDTYKTCSQASLSDPASDSCSVHEPNSVGCNTGKQRNSQMLTGELESEEDEDKEMDSESVKVKRDATKRILINKAPPILTIHLKRFSQDARGRYNKLNGHVVFKDSIDLRPFMEPRCVEKGKYEYRLVGVVEHSGSMRMGHYVAYVRGGERRSSGQAKKESGRGVWYYASDASVRETSLDEVLRCEAYILFYEKI, from the coding sequence ATGGGGAAAAAGGTCAAGAAGAAAGGCCGAACTGGCCACAAGGAGAAGAGGGGTTCGGCCTCTTCACTGAAAATTGTTCCCCAACAATGTAATCCAAGTTCTGAGACTGTTGCTGATGGAAATACAGTGGTCAAAGGGAGAGAACCATGCATCCATTTTAACAAGGGTGTTGATTTGGGTAAAATCTCGGCAAAATTTGGGTTGCCAGAACCTATTCGTTGTGAAGACTGCAGGGAAGGAACTATTGATAGGCGGGGCAATAGAGCTAAGGGTAAACATGGGAAAAAAGGGAGTGGTTCCGTGGATTCAAAATCGGAGTCAAAAGCTATTTGGGTCTGTTTGGAATGTGGGCATTTTGCCTGTGGAGGTGTTGGATTGCCAACAACCCCTCAGAGCCATGCAGTTCGTCATGCCAGGCTAACTCGTCACCCCCTGGTGATCCAATTTGAAAACCCTCATCTCCGCTGGTGCTTCCCATGCAAAATGGTAATTCCAGTTGACAAAATGGAAGCAAATGATATGTTATTGGACATTGTGAAATTGGTAAAGGGGCGATCTGTGAAGGGGCCGTCTGTAGATGGTGAGGATGTTTGGTATGGAGGTGGCAGTGTCAAGAATGAAAAAACACCAGATAACAACCTTGAAATAATACCAGATAACACTCTTTCAGGTGATTTAGATGAAAGAGATTCTTACGTAGTAAGAGGCTTGATCAACATTGGCAATACTTgcttttttaattcaattatgcAAAATCTTCTGGCAATGAACAATTTGCGGGATTACTTCTTGAAGCTGGATGGTTCTATAGGGCCTCTTACTAGTGCATTTAGGAAGGTCTTTGATGAGACAAGTTCGGGCACAGGATTGAGAAACGTAATAAATCCAAAATCTGTTTTTGGGTGTGTATGTGCCAAGGCTCCCCAGTTTAGGGGATATCAGCAGCAGGACAGTCATGAATTGCTCCGTTGTTTACTCGATGGATTGTGTACTGAAGAGTTGGGTGCCAGAAAACGGGCAAACTCCTCTCAAGAAGATGGGATTTCACCAAATGAGGCTCCTACTTTTGTGGATACAATGTTTGGGGGCCAAATATCCAGTACTGTTTGTTGTGTGGAATGTGGGCACTCCTCAACAGTGTATGAGCCATTTTTGGATCTCTCGCTTCCAGTTCCAACAAAGAAGCCTCCATCTAGGAAGACCCAACCAGTATCTCGCCCTAAGAAAACAAAGCTGCCACCAAAGAAAGCTGGAAGGGTTCGTTCAAAAGTAAACAAGGATGCAGATTCTCTAGTGGCTCTAAGCGTTCAACACCCATCATCTGATGGTGATTCTTCCAACCAAATTCAATCTAGTGCACCTGTTGCAGAAAAATTGGTGTCATCTTCAGGTGATTCTGCGGGGTCAGATTTAGTTTCCCCATGTGCCGTGGCTGATGTCAAGGATTCAGTTTCAAAGAATATCTCTACTTCGGAAGAATTTGAGAACAAGCAAGTCTTTGAGAATGTTACTGAGACCAAAGCTGCACCATCAGATGATTTTACATTGTTGGATTGCTCTGATACTTTTACATGGTTGGATTACCTTGATCCAGGAGCAGTATTGGATGTTCATAATGTGGCTTCACAAAATAAAGATGTTTCAGTTATTCAAGATTCAGGGAACCAGGATAATGTTCAGAATGATGTCTTATTGCAAAATGCCTCTGAATTTAGTAGTCAGGTTTATCCACACAAGGGAGAGCCAAATCTAAAAATAGATTCTTGTTCTGCAAATTCATGGGAAGAAGAACTCCCAGTGCAAATTCAAAGTTCTGAAGTTTTGCTGCTTCCCTACAAGGAAGAAACATCAACTGCTGTAGAGATCACAACAGGACAAGTTGGGCCTTCAGTAGTTTCAGGCTCCAATGAAGAGTTATTGGATTTTGATGGTTTTGGTGGCTTATTTGATGAGCCTGAGGCAGCTTCAGGGGTAAATTTGCAACCATTGTTAGGCGATAACAGCTTCAACGCAAATGAAGTTGTGGGAACTGGTTTCATAAATAGAAACAGCAGCGAGTCTGATCCAGATGAAGTTGATAATTCCAATTCCATGGTGTCAATAGATAGTTGTCTGACCTATTTTACAAAGCCAGAGCTTCTCTCCAATGAACATGCTTGGCATTGTGAGAATTGTTCAAAAATTTTGTGGGACCAGAGGATAAAAACAAGGACCAACCTGCCAAATACTATATCTAAGATTCAGATGAATGGAAGTGAGGGTAAGATTCAAAATGGCCCATTTGGTTTGTGCAAGGACATCTCTCCTGATGAAGTCAAAGACATTGAtaatgaaaatgtaaaaaatgatGGTCATAATATTCTGGGTGGCTTGGCACCACATGACAGGATAAGTGATGATGATTCAAAGCAAAACGGCCTAAAACTCCAAACCAGCCAAACAGTTGAGGTGAACCCAGTTGTTTCTCAATGTGAAGGAGGAAAAAGCAAGATGAACTATGCTCTTCCAGAGCTATCACATTCTTCAGATACTTATAAAACCTGCAGTCAAGCAAGCTTAAGTGATCCAGCCAGTGATTCATGTAGTGTTCATGAGCCTAATAGTGTTGGATGTAACACTGGTAAGCAAAGAAATTCACAGATGTTAACTGGGGAGCTTGAATCAGAAGAAGATGAGGACAAGGAGATGGATTCTGAAAGTGTAAAAGTGAAGAGGGATGCAACTAAAAGGATTCTCATTAATAAGGCACCACCTATTCTGACCATTCACCTGAAGAGGTTCAGCCAAGATGCTCGTGGGCGCTATAATAAATTGAATGGACATGTGGTTTTCAAAGATTCAATTGATCTTAGGCCATTTATGGAACCCAG